In the Candidatus Mycosynbacter amalyticus genome, one interval contains:
- a CDS encoding phage holin family protein: MRRQFAVFIVRWLLNSFGLWVAVRLLGTGVSDQQIDESIWLFLLAGLVFSILNTLLRPVVIILSLPAILVTLGLFIFIVNGFVVWLAIQLTPGLEMTFLNSIFAGMLLSLINYIVSSALELQVIKKREEA, translated from the coding sequence ATGCGACGTCAATTTGCCGTATTTATAGTCCGCTGGCTTCTCAATTCATTTGGGTTGTGGGTGGCTGTACGTCTGCTCGGCACAGGTGTGTCGGATCAGCAGATCGACGAAAGCATCTGGCTTTTTCTGCTAGCTGGTCTTGTGTTCTCGATTCTCAATACGCTACTTCGACCCGTGGTGATTATTCTATCGCTACCCGCGATACTAGTGACACTAGGCCTCTTCATTTTTATCGTCAATGGCTTTGTGGTGTGGCTCGCGATTCAGCTTACTCCTGGGCTTGAGATGACATTCCTCAACTCGATTTTTGCCGGAATGCTATTAAGTCTGATAAACTATATAGTAAGTAGCGCCTTGGAACTCCAGGTGATCAAAAAGAGAGAGGAAGCATAG
- the secG gene encoding preprotein translocase subunit SecG — MDTALQIAIVGSGILMTTAILLQQRGASLGAGFGSSGELFTSRRGIDKNLFEFTIIVAVVFVLSILASLLLPALGA; from the coding sequence ATGGATACAGCATTACAGATTGCGATTGTGGGCTCGGGAATTTTGATGACGACGGCAATTTTGCTACAGCAGCGTGGCGCAAGTCTTGGTGCGGGATTCGGTAGCTCGGGCGAGTTGTTTACATCGCGTCGTGGTATCGACAAAAACCTGTTCGAGTTCACTATTATCGTGGCAGTTGTGTTTGTGCTGTCTATCTTGGCATCATTGCTGCTACCTGCTCTAGGAGCGTAA
- a CDS encoding peptide ABC transporter substrate-binding protein, producing the protein MADSEKKWNRFQRLSVKSGKFSERAKRAENASVKHAHRFIIKRLHSAREVRRNIALWLLGMGVLIAVAATQFFLFQSSYITYAGGSGGTYAEGVRGEIKTLNPLYASTPGEQAVSRLMFSSLLTYDKTGKLRGDLAENVSVLDEGKRYRVTLRPNVLWHDHAKLTADDVVFTVGLIKNPATSIPTSASWQNVEVKKIDTRTVDFMLPSTYAPFPNALTFAVVPQHILQKITPGALRDSRFSAQPVGSGPFSFKLRQDIQGRDAHVVVHMNQNASYYGGTPKIERFQLHSYGASDSLSRAIRSHAVNAVNGVSLADYSQFVDDPAYAASLSPVHAGVYALFNTRSTGALSSVEVRQALQAGTDINAALKSLPVKVSPLETPILSSQTDVSGIAKPAYDKTRAERLLDEAGWKKSPTGERKKGDEVLTLNVVTIKGADYEGVVESLVSQWRRLGVKAQLRTVDTSDPTQNLASSVLQPRDFDVLVHELYLGADPDVYAFWHSSQAVERGLNFSNYSNGISDDALVSARLRLEDGLRNAKYQAFVRQWLKDAPALGLYQSQMTYVHTKDSTAFDSGTTLITATDRFNDVIYWSTHQAPVYKTP; encoded by the coding sequence GTGGCCGATTCTGAAAAGAAATGGAACCGATTTCAGCGCCTGAGTGTGAAGTCGGGAAAGTTTTCGGAGAGAGCGAAACGTGCCGAAAATGCTTCTGTGAAGCACGCACATCGCTTCATTATCAAACGGCTGCATAGTGCTCGTGAAGTTCGGCGTAATATTGCACTGTGGTTGCTCGGCATGGGTGTGTTGATTGCAGTTGCAGCAACTCAATTTTTTTTGTTTCAGTCGTCATACATCACATACGCGGGAGGATCCGGCGGCACGTATGCGGAAGGCGTGCGGGGCGAAATCAAGACGCTCAATCCGCTTTATGCATCGACACCCGGTGAACAAGCTGTCTCGCGCTTGATGTTTTCCAGTCTTCTTACCTATGACAAAACAGGCAAGCTACGCGGCGATCTGGCCGAAAACGTGTCTGTGCTCGACGAAGGTAAGCGCTATAGGGTAACGCTCCGCCCAAATGTACTTTGGCACGATCATGCGAAGCTTACGGCCGACGATGTGGTGTTTACGGTTGGTCTGATCAAAAATCCAGCTACCAGCATACCAACTAGTGCAAGCTGGCAAAATGTCGAGGTAAAAAAAATCGATACTCGAACTGTTGATTTCATGTTGCCGTCGACATACGCGCCGTTTCCAAACGCACTCACATTTGCCGTTGTTCCCCAACATATATTGCAGAAGATTACTCCCGGCGCGTTGCGCGATAGTCGATTTAGCGCGCAGCCTGTTGGTTCAGGCCCATTTAGCTTCAAGTTGCGTCAAGATATTCAAGGCCGAGACGCGCATGTAGTCGTGCACATGAATCAAAATGCGAGCTATTATGGTGGCACGCCCAAGATCGAGCGTTTCCAGCTGCATTCTTATGGTGCGAGCGATAGTTTGTCACGAGCGATTCGTAGCCATGCTGTCAATGCGGTCAACGGCGTATCTCTTGCGGACTATAGTCAGTTTGTGGACGATCCGGCGTATGCCGCCTCGCTTAGTCCGGTGCATGCCGGCGTGTATGCGCTTTTCAACACACGTTCTACGGGAGCATTAAGCAGTGTGGAGGTGCGCCAGGCGTTGCAGGCGGGCACGGATATCAATGCCGCACTCAAGTCACTGCCGGTAAAAGTATCTCCGCTAGAGACGCCGATACTCTCTAGTCAGACGGATGTTTCGGGTATAGCCAAGCCTGCCTACGATAAGACACGCGCCGAGCGGCTACTCGATGAGGCGGGTTGGAAGAAATCTCCCACAGGTGAGCGTAAAAAAGGCGACGAAGTCTTGACGCTCAATGTCGTGACCATCAAGGGGGCTGACTACGAGGGCGTGGTGGAAAGTCTGGTCTCGCAGTGGCGTCGCCTAGGTGTCAAGGCGCAGCTGCGCACCGTCGACACAAGCGATCCTACGCAGAATTTAGCAAGTAGTGTGCTGCAGCCGCGTGATTTCGATGTGCTGGTGCACGAGTTGTATTTGGGTGCCGATCCGGATGTCTATGCGTTTTGGCATTCGTCGCAGGCCGTGGAACGTGGACTTAATTTCTCAAACTACAGCAATGGTATTAGTGATGATGCGCTGGTGAGTGCGAGACTGCGCCTCGAAGATGGCCTGCGCAACGCCAAGTACCAGGCATTTGTACGCCAATGGCTCAAAGATGCACCGGCACTTGGTCTTTACCAGTCGCAAATGACGTATGTGCACACAAAAGACTCGACAGCTTTCGACTCTGGCACGACACTTATCACTGCTACGGACCGATTTAACGATGTCATTTACTGGTCGACGCATCAAGCACCTGTTTACAAAACACCGTAA
- a CDS encoding recombinase family protein, translated as MFQDSKQRNAVLAVRVSTVGQGIDGDSPEAQIEQGKRYAPAHGINITKILTYLESAAGDNQPMQHVIDYAIDPKNDIDVILVKSIDRFTRAGAMVYEQLKKQLEPRGVHLEDMYGVISNAKINTLEHLGMEYKWSVTTPSRKTELLEAERAKDEVRDILTRMIGSEIRYTQIGYWSRAALYGYETSKLETVNGKRAILVPQTDQAPIIRKMYDMRASGIYSDDQIADEMNRLGFQTPIKVIRDKLDRTKIVRRSGGKKMTGKLLRVYVAKTIYAGVNTEKWTGDKPVLCKFDGLVSIELWNKANRGKISIALNPDDPDHPTVTRAPKQEKFAKKNVYNEEFPYRKVVLCPECSNPLLGSASRGKSGKYYPAYHCSHHGHYFRVPKGEFDDKINQFIERVIVDPARFDEVLKAVQTVWEQRQVRVQDEGELRDKKREELEAQMRVIVDKMRLVSSPTAIKYMEEDLTKIEQQINDLDARKGELETQGGVDMPTILKYIEYFVEHLKELLIDHCNPILRARYFGVLFDKMPSYAEIDCGTPENEKVPEVNELFKLVLSGTSSLVR; from the coding sequence ATGTTTCAAGACAGCAAACAGCGTAATGCTGTCCTAGCAGTCCGTGTATCGACTGTCGGGCAAGGGATTGATGGCGACTCGCCAGAAGCCCAAATCGAGCAAGGTAAGCGCTATGCTCCTGCGCACGGCATCAATATCACTAAAATCCTGACGTATCTTGAGTCGGCCGCCGGTGATAATCAGCCGATGCAGCATGTGATTGATTACGCTATCGACCCGAAAAACGATATTGACGTTATCCTTGTCAAATCCATCGACCGTTTCACCCGCGCTGGTGCGATGGTGTACGAGCAGCTCAAAAAACAGCTCGAACCCCGTGGTGTCCATCTTGAAGACATGTACGGCGTGATTAGTAATGCAAAGATCAACACGCTAGAGCATCTCGGTATGGAGTATAAGTGGAGCGTTACCACACCGTCACGTAAAACAGAGTTACTTGAGGCAGAACGTGCCAAAGACGAGGTACGCGATATTCTAACGCGCATGATTGGCTCGGAAATCCGCTACACACAGATCGGCTACTGGTCACGTGCAGCGCTATACGGATATGAAACGAGCAAGCTTGAAACCGTGAACGGTAAACGAGCTATTCTTGTGCCGCAAACCGACCAAGCGCCTATTATTCGTAAGATGTACGATATGCGAGCCTCTGGCATCTACAGTGACGACCAAATAGCCGATGAAATGAACCGGCTTGGTTTTCAAACTCCAATCAAGGTAATTCGCGACAAGCTAGACCGGACTAAGATTGTGAGGCGTTCTGGCGGCAAGAAAATGACCGGCAAGCTGCTGCGCGTCTATGTTGCAAAGACTATTTATGCAGGCGTGAATACTGAAAAGTGGACTGGCGATAAGCCGGTGCTATGTAAGTTTGATGGTTTAGTGTCTATCGAGTTATGGAATAAAGCCAATCGCGGCAAAATCAGTATTGCACTCAATCCTGATGATCCAGACCACCCAACCGTTACCCGTGCGCCTAAGCAAGAGAAATTTGCAAAGAAGAACGTATATAACGAGGAGTTCCCATATCGCAAAGTGGTGCTCTGTCCTGAATGTAGCAATCCGTTGCTTGGGAGCGCTTCTCGTGGCAAGTCGGGCAAATACTACCCTGCATATCACTGTAGTCACCACGGTCACTATTTCCGCGTTCCTAAAGGCGAGTTCGATGACAAGATAAATCAATTCATTGAGCGCGTTATCGTCGATCCTGCGCGTTTTGACGAGGTTCTAAAGGCCGTACAGACCGTGTGGGAGCAACGCCAAGTGCGTGTGCAGGACGAGGGTGAACTACGCGATAAGAAGCGCGAGGAGCTTGAGGCTCAGATGCGCGTTATTGTAGACAAAATGAGGCTTGTGTCATCACCGACGGCAATTAAATACATGGAGGAGGACTTAACTAAAATAGAGCAGCAAATTAACGATTTAGATGCTCGTAAAGGCGAGCTAGAAACGCAAGGAGGCGTCGATATGCCAACAATCTTGAAATATATAGAATACTTTGTGGAACACCTCAAAGAATTGCTCATCGACCACTGTAACCCGATACTTCGAGCACGTTATTTTGGGGTATTATTCGACAAAATGCCAAGCTATGCAGAAATAGATTGTGGAACACCAGAAAATGAAAAAGTTCCAGAGGTCAACGAGCTTTTCAAGCTTGTATTGTCTGGAACGTCTTCATTGGTGCGGTGA
- a CDS encoding TspO/MBR family protein has translation MTVFKRVGQFIAAVGISFAAGGIGSLATTSNIPTWYTTLAKPPFLPPNEVFGPVWSVLYLLMGIALFLVWTAQTQKPSLAYVAFFCQLALNTIWSLVFFGLHQPDMGVAIILVLLGAIIWTMHEFAKVSKVASALLAPYLLWVGFAIYLTIGVAVLN, from the coding sequence ATGACAGTATTTAAGCGCGTCGGTCAATTTATCGCAGCTGTAGGAATATCATTTGCTGCTGGAGGAATTGGTTCACTCGCAACTACCTCTAATATACCAACCTGGTATACTACTTTAGCTAAGCCGCCATTTTTGCCACCAAACGAAGTGTTTGGTCCGGTATGGTCGGTGCTGTATCTTCTCATGGGGATAGCGCTATTTCTCGTGTGGACAGCTCAGACCCAAAAGCCCAGCCTGGCATATGTGGCGTTTTTTTGTCAGCTCGCGCTCAATACAATATGGTCTCTTGTATTTTTTGGCTTACATCAGCCGGATATGGGCGTTGCGATCATACTTGTGCTACTTGGTGCGATTATTTGGACCATGCATGAGTTTGCGAAGGTGAGTAAAGTCGCATCTGCTTTACTTGCGCCGTATTTACTGTGGGTAGGTTTCGCGATATACCTGACTATCGGCGTTGCCGTGCTGAATTAG
- a CDS encoding helix-hairpin-helix domain-containing protein gives MNAQLEAKLKTLPRNPGVYFHKDAAGEIIYVGKAAVLRNRVRQYFQDSRDKDIKTQALVAEIFDTDWVETESEIDALFLESEMVKRYMPRYNILLRDDKSQMFVRIDMKSEWPTVSFTRNPADDNADYYGPFYNSYALKKALRYLRKVFPYFTREPKPGQSRLDEDLGLSPRREDGSEAYKANLRKLVSYIKGNRKQLANEIEQEMKTAAGLHEFERAAHLRNKLGHMRELQRRVMFGDREFLDISKDKALVDIKLLLGLDKLPTRIEGYDISHMGGTNVVASMVVFTNGVSDRAEYRKFKAKLQQNDDYANMYDTLLRRLSPKNITAWGMPDLLLIDGGKGQLESAIKALDERGVTVPVISIAKREEEMIVHRTRSCIDATYLDGLAHAAQEGIDVQQSGEFYVVNLHPGQRNAGSHSRNLRAGTQVYPHTDVVKLFQRIRDESHRFAVSYHTVLRKQKQTESILEDIPGIGPATRKKLIKTFGSLRAVKAAPEAEVAALVGQAKATEIKKFL, from the coding sequence GTGAACGCACAACTCGAAGCCAAGCTCAAGACTTTACCTCGCAATCCAGGCGTCTATTTTCACAAAGATGCGGCAGGTGAGATTATCTATGTTGGCAAGGCGGCGGTACTTCGCAATCGTGTACGGCAGTATTTTCAAGATTCACGCGATAAAGACATTAAGACCCAGGCGCTCGTAGCGGAAATTTTTGACACTGATTGGGTAGAGACAGAAAGCGAAATCGATGCGCTGTTTCTCGAAAGCGAGATGGTCAAGCGCTATATGCCACGCTACAACATACTGCTGCGTGATGACAAGTCGCAGATGTTCGTGCGGATCGATATGAAGAGCGAGTGGCCGACAGTCAGTTTCACCCGTAATCCTGCCGATGACAATGCAGATTACTACGGGCCGTTTTATAACAGCTACGCGCTCAAAAAGGCTCTGCGGTATCTTCGTAAAGTATTTCCGTATTTTACCCGCGAACCAAAACCAGGTCAGTCGCGGCTGGATGAAGACTTGGGGCTCAGTCCTCGCCGAGAGGATGGTAGCGAAGCATACAAGGCTAATCTCCGTAAGCTCGTAAGCTACATAAAAGGCAACCGCAAACAACTTGCCAACGAGATAGAGCAGGAGATGAAAACGGCTGCGGGTCTACATGAGTTTGAACGGGCTGCACACCTGCGCAACAAGCTTGGGCACATGCGAGAGTTGCAGCGCCGGGTGATGTTTGGCGACCGTGAATTTCTGGATATTTCTAAAGACAAGGCACTCGTGGATATCAAGCTGCTCTTAGGTCTCGATAAGCTACCTACTCGTATCGAGGGCTACGATATTAGTCATATGGGTGGCACCAACGTAGTGGCGAGTATGGTAGTGTTTACCAACGGTGTGAGTGATCGTGCCGAGTATCGTAAGTTCAAGGCTAAGCTGCAGCAAAACGATGACTATGCAAATATGTACGACACACTCCTCAGGCGCCTGAGTCCAAAAAATATTACTGCATGGGGTATGCCCGACCTACTGCTGATCGACGGCGGCAAAGGGCAACTCGAGTCGGCCATAAAAGCACTGGATGAACGAGGAGTTACCGTGCCCGTAATCAGCATAGCCAAGCGCGAAGAAGAGATGATCGTACACCGGACACGCTCATGTATCGACGCGACATATCTCGATGGTCTTGCGCATGCTGCACAGGAGGGGATTGATGTGCAGCAGAGCGGTGAATTCTATGTCGTCAATCTGCACCCTGGTCAGCGCAATGCCGGTTCGCATTCGCGCAACCTTCGTGCAGGCACGCAGGTCTATCCGCATACAGACGTGGTGAAGCTGTTTCAGCGCATCCGCGACGAATCGCATCGATTTGCTGTGAGCTATCACACGGTGCTCCGCAAGCAGAAGCAGACGGAAAGCATACTCGAGGATATACCGGGTATTGGCCCCGCGACACGCAAGAAACTAATCAAGACGTTTGGCAGTTTGCGTGCAGTCAAAGCGGCGCCAGAAGCAGAGGTGGCGGCTCTTGTTGGGCAGGCAAAAGCTACCGAAATCAAAAAGTTTTTGTGA
- a CDS encoding aminopeptidase P family protein — translation MKKLDATFFETNRQAAMQKLEGSLLIVSAYSEMQRGNDAAHSFEQEANFWYLTGVEHANWWLIMDGTRGKSWLVSPEVDEVHALFDGSLSAQHARDISGVADVIDRNEALELLRREARTRQFIYVVDQPQYHEHFGFTLNPAAHDLREQCQRIFTQVQDFRPKLAELRAIKHPEEIAAMQAAINLTIDGFREVKSKLDSYKHEYEVEADFSHYFRSRGAIGHAYDPIVAGGGNACTLHYGTNSAVLKKGTLLLLDIGARVNGYAADITRTYAVGKPTKRQLEVHAAVAGAQTQIISLIEPLLGIEEYHRQVDVIMKRALLGLGLMRDMDDDAYRKYFPHAISHGLGVDVHDALGRPKYLQEGMVLTVEPGIYIPEEGIGVRIEDDILVTAKGHRNLSAKLETEL, via the coding sequence ATGAAAAAGCTGGACGCGACATTTTTCGAAACAAATCGCCAGGCTGCCATGCAGAAGCTCGAAGGCAGTTTATTGATAGTGTCGGCGTATAGTGAAATGCAGCGAGGCAATGATGCGGCGCATAGTTTCGAGCAAGAGGCAAATTTCTGGTACCTGACGGGTGTTGAACATGCAAACTGGTGGTTGATTATGGACGGGACGCGGGGTAAATCGTGGCTTGTATCACCAGAAGTCGACGAGGTTCATGCACTGTTCGACGGGAGTTTGTCTGCTCAGCATGCGCGCGACATCAGTGGTGTTGCTGATGTAATCGATAGAAACGAAGCGCTCGAGCTTCTCCGCCGCGAAGCGCGCACTCGGCAGTTTATCTACGTTGTTGACCAACCCCAGTATCATGAGCATTTTGGTTTCACGCTCAACCCCGCTGCGCATGACTTGCGGGAACAGTGCCAGCGTATATTTACACAGGTGCAGGATTTTCGGCCCAAACTTGCCGAGCTTCGTGCGATTAAGCATCCAGAAGAAATTGCTGCTATGCAGGCGGCAATCAATTTGACGATCGATGGATTCCGCGAAGTGAAATCAAAACTTGATTCATACAAACACGAGTATGAAGTCGAGGCGGATTTCTCTCACTACTTCCGCTCTCGGGGTGCGATAGGACATGCGTACGATCCTATCGTAGCGGGTGGCGGTAATGCGTGTACACTGCACTATGGGACAAATAGCGCTGTGCTCAAAAAAGGTACACTACTGCTGCTTGACATCGGCGCGCGCGTGAACGGATATGCTGCTGATATTACCCGAACCTACGCTGTCGGCAAGCCTACTAAGCGGCAGCTGGAAGTGCATGCAGCTGTAGCAGGTGCGCAGACCCAGATCATCTCGCTCATCGAGCCGCTTCTTGGTATCGAAGAGTATCACCGACAAGTAGATGTAATTATGAAGCGTGCACTTCTCGGCCTTGGTCTTATGCGGGATATGGATGATGACGCCTATCGAAAATATTTTCCGCATGCAATTAGCCATGGCCTGGGTGTTGACGTACACGATGCACTAGGTCGTCCTAAATACCTGCAAGAGGGTATGGTGCTCACGGTCGAGCCGGGTATCTATATCCCCGAAGAAGGCATAGGTGTGCGGATAGAAGACGATATACTCGTCACGGCCAAAGGTCACCGTAATCTGAGTGCCAAACTCGAGACAGAGTTATGA